A section of the Salvelinus fontinalis isolate EN_2023a chromosome 33, ASM2944872v1, whole genome shotgun sequence genome encodes:
- the LOC129831890 gene encoding collagenase 3-like — MEITGLLLLVVVAQSFAMPLSSLEETDKRLLAEKYLRRFYNLQAGLQGTKTHRSSDAMQAKIREMQSFFNLQVTGSLDANTLELMSMARCGVPDVGEYNHFPRHLKWQNTNVTFRIVNYTPDLKKADVDRAIRNAFNIWADVTPLTFKKLHEGKADIMISFGTKEHGDFNPFDGPDGLLAHAYPPGRDIGGDTHFDEDEHWSKDSDAYNLFLVATHEFGHALGLSHSTDPGALMYPVYSYSQGYPLSEDDITGIQALYGPNPTRKVKPKPDAPNKCDPMLSFDAVTELRGETIIFKDRFYWRLHPQFAEPEQTLIKSTWPSLPNKVDAAYEYPEKDMVFIFSGIRMWALNGYNLVEGYPKYIHKLGLPRTVRTVDAAVYIPDTGKTLLFSEEHYWSYDEKTNTMDSGFPRSIEMDFPGMAEEVDAAVYQYGYLHFFHEHTQFEYSYSARKVIQIVRTNSFLNC, encoded by the exons ATGGAAATCACAGGTTTACTGCTCCTTGTGGTGGTTGCTCAGTCATTTGCTATGCCTCTGTCATCGCTGGAGGAGACTGATAAGAGGCTATTAGCCGAG AAATACCTCCGCAGGTTCTACAACCTTCAAGCTGGACTTCAGGGAACAAAGACCCACAGGTCTTCAGACGCCATGCAGGCTAAGATCAGGGAGATGCAGTCCTTCTTCAACCTCCAGGTGACGGGGAGCCTGGACGCTAACACCCTGGAGCTGATGAGCATGGCCAGGTGTGGTGTCCCTGATGTGGGGGAATACAATCACTTCCCCCGACACCTCAAATGGCAGAACACCAATGTGACCTTCAG AATAGTGAATTATACTCCTGATCTGAAGAAGGCTGATGTGGACAGAGCCATCCGTAACGCCTTCAACATCTGGGCTGACGTCACTCCTCTGACCTTCAAGAAACTGCATGAGGGGAAGGCTGACATCATGATTTCATTTGGGACAAAAG AACATGGAGACTTCAACCCCTTTGACGGCCCTGACGGTCTCTTAGCCCATGCCTATCCCCCTGGCAGAGACATTGGAGGAGACACACACTTTGATGAAGATGAACATTGGTCAAAAGACTCAGACG CCTACAACCTTTTCCTGGTGGCCACCCATGAGTTTGGCCATGCCCTTGGCTTGTCCCATTCTACTGATCCTGGGGCTCTGATGTACCCAGTCTACTCCTACAGCCAGGGTTACCCACTGTCTGAAGATGATATCACTGGCATTCAAGCTCTTTATG GCCCGAACCCCACCAGGAAAGTGAAGCCCAagccagatgccccaaacaaatGTGACCCCATGTTGAGTTTTGATGCTGTTACTGAGCTCAGAGGAGAAACAATCATCTTCAAAGACAG GTTCTACTGGCGTCTCCATCCTCAGTTTGCAGAGCCTGAGCAAACCCTGATCAAATCCACCTGGCCCTCCCTCCCCAACAAAGTGGATGCTGCCTATGAGTACCCTGAGAAAGACATGGTCTTCATATTCAGTG GTATTAGAATGTGGGCCCTGAATGGCTATAACCTGGTGGAGGGCTACCCCAAATACATCCATAAACTAGGACTCCCCAGGACCGTGCGGACGGTGGATGCTGCTGTGTACATCCCAGACACCGGCAAGACCCTTCTGTTCTCTGAGGAGCATTACTGGAG TTATGATGAGAAGACTAACACAATGGACAGCGGCTTCCCAAGATCCATTGAGATGGATTTCCCTGGAATGGCAGAGGAGGTGGATGCTGCCGTATATCAATATG GATATTTGCATTTCTTCCATGAGCATACACAGTTTGAATACAGTTACAGTGCAAGGAAGGTCATTCAGATTGTTAGGACAAACTCTTTTCTCAACTGCTGA